One genomic segment of Danio rerio strain Tuebingen ecotype United States chromosome 11, GRCz12tu, whole genome shotgun sequence includes these proteins:
- the ccl44 gene encoding chemokine (C-C motif) ligand 44 precursor yields MFLQTVSILFLSAVLFGCLEGKGVQMQRDVQCCMQYSHGKVRTKDVLRYERQTEGPDCSIRAIILYTKKAVKCADPRDRKVKRLLRKLNQRLGAKARRTMWLHPHLNLPVMSEVAVVNSQKMNKTK; encoded by the exons ATGTTCCTGCAGACTGTCTCCATCCTCTTCCTCTCGGCCGTCCTCTTCGGCTGCCTGGAAG GGAAGGGTGTGCAAATGCAGCGAGATGTTCAGTGCTGCATGCAGTACTCTCACGGAAAAGTCCGGACCAAAGATGTCCTGAGGTATGAGAGGCAGACGGAGGGGCCGGATTGCAGCATAAGAGCCATCAT ATTGTACACCAAAAAGGCAGTGAAGTGCGCTGATCCGAGGGACAGGAAGGTGAAGAGGTTACTACGGAAACTGAACCAGAGGCTGGGAGCCAAAGCGCGCAGGACCATGTGGTTACATCCACATTTGAATCTGCCTGTTATGTCGGAG GTCGCTGTTGTGAATTCCCAAAAGATGAACAAG ACCAAGTGA